A segment of the Candidatus Nanopelagicales bacterium genome:
CGGTTGAATGGTTCGCGCTACGCGACGCCATTCGTTTCCGATCACAATCCGGTCGCTGCCGATATCCAGATCCCCTGGTGACGGTTCGGGCGTACTGCTACATGTACTTGTAGAGCACAGCGCCGGCGAGCAGGGCGATCAGGATCACCGAAAGTGCGACGTCCGCACCAAGGTCGAGGGGACGTTCGAGTCTGCGCTTGGTGCCTCGACCTAGGTTGCCTTCTAGGATGTTGACTCGGGTGAAGGAGACGAACACCAAAGTCGTCGTCACGGTGATCAACAAACACCACGGGCACAGTGCGCCGATGACAAAGTAGGCCTCGTAAAACAGCCAGTACGCGAACGCGAACCCGATGAAATAGACCACCTGGGCGCTCACCATGAACCAGCGGGGGAAGCGCACGCCACCGAGTGCTGCCACGGCGATCGTGATGACCACTGCCTCGGCGATCAGGCCGAGAAAAGCATTGGGGAATCCAAGGACAGACGCCTGCCAGGAGTTCCCGACGGCGCCGCAGGAGATCTTTGAATTGATGTTGCAAGACAGCACCGCGTCGGGGTTCGCCGCCAACGTGACGGCCTCGGCGGAGAGGACCAGCGATGCGATTAACCCCAGGATGCTGGAGATGAGCATCTCGACAAAAGCACCCCGGTGCGTTCGTAGGGCCGGGTCCGGATCGCCCTCCGGCTCAGCCACGGGGTCCACGACCTCCTGCTCAGTCACGGGG
Coding sequences within it:
- a CDS encoding vitamin K epoxide reductase family protein → MTEQEVVDPVAEPEGDPDPALRTHRGAFVEMLISSILGLIASLVLSAEAVTLAANPDAVLSCNINSKISCGAVGNSWQASVLGFPNAFLGLIAEAVVITIAVAALGGVRFPRWFMVSAQVVYFIGFAFAYWLFYEAYFVIGALCPWCLLITVTTTLVFVSFTRVNILEGNLGRGTKRRLERPLDLGADVALSVILIALLAGAVLYKYM